One region of Deltaproteobacteria bacterium genomic DNA includes:
- a CDS encoding aspartate dehydrogenase: MRQSASPAGNHSMKTIGIVGCGAIGKGLLRAADSGALAAEVCVTSRTESACRDFLGALDASVPFLTLDELIARSDIVVEAAGGAVVPELSRQVFDAGKDLLVISVGALLDHPEVIERARHTGCRLLLPSGAIAALDGIKSACAGEVAHVTITTRKPPHGLEGAPYLVENGISLAGLTEPKEIFSGTAREACRAFPANVNVSAAVSLAGLGPDRTRIRILAVPGLERNCHDVEAEGEFGRLTMHIENVPTENPRTGRLTVLSMIRSLQDALDPVRVGT; encoded by the coding sequence ATACGGCAGTCAGCATCGCCAGCAGGGAATCACTCTATGAAAACCATCGGCATCGTGGGCTGCGGCGCCATCGGCAAGGGGCTGTTGAGAGCGGCGGATTCGGGGGCGCTGGCCGCCGAGGTGTGCGTGACCAGCCGCACCGAGAGCGCGTGCCGCGATTTCCTCGGAGCCCTGGACGCGTCCGTGCCCTTTCTCACTCTCGATGAGCTCATCGCCCGCTCCGATATCGTGGTGGAGGCGGCCGGCGGCGCGGTGGTCCCGGAATTGTCGCGCCAGGTGTTCGATGCCGGCAAGGACCTGCTCGTCATCAGCGTCGGCGCGCTGCTGGATCATCCCGAGGTGATCGAACGGGCACGGCACACCGGCTGCCGCCTCTTGCTTCCGTCCGGCGCCATCGCCGCCCTGGACGGCATCAAGTCGGCGTGCGCCGGCGAGGTGGCGCACGTGACCATCACCACCCGGAAGCCACCACACGGGCTGGAGGGTGCGCCCTACCTGGTGGAGAACGGTATCTCGCTCGCCGGGCTGACCGAACCCAAGGAAATCTTTTCGGGCACCGCCCGGGAAGCCTGCCGGGCATTTCCCGCCAACGTCAACGTGTCCGCGGCGGTGAGTCTGGCGGGGCTGGGGCCGGACCGCACGCGGATCCGGATCCTGGCTGTGCCGGGCCTGGAGCGGAACTGTCACGACGTGGAGGCCGAGGGCGAATTCGGCCGGCTGACCATGCACATCGAGAACGTGCCCACCGAGAACCCGCGCACCGGACGGCTGACGGTGCTTTCCATGATCCGCTCCCTCCAGGATGCGCTGGACCCCGTGCGGGTAGGCACCTGA
- a CDS encoding thiamine pyrophosphate-binding protein, which produces MTNVETIVRMLERAGVRWVFGIPSGPVLPLIEALGRSPVEFVLTANETSAGFMATTVGQLTGVPGACAATVGPGATNLTTGVGCAWLDCAPALAITCNVPSPWLQRRIQMRIDHNALFRPLTKATFALRADDVGERMAEALALATAELPGPVHLDLPEDVGTASSAAEAPAPVVSPALADVADEARAALSAALVRSRRPLVMTGLTFTRSDAADSLLRLIEEHRLPFVSTLHAKGCLPESHPHWGGVIGRARRTDVQRLLDRADLIVALGYDPIEINYEEWVRETPVFHLSTMPAEVDPRVRFVFNRGGNLDQALRRLEDLPPVANDWTAEELADHRSRLDRELRPDDSGFAAHHVLDALRAALPRDGILAYDVGAHTHQIATQWRTDLPKTLLATNGWSSMGFGMPAAYAARMVHPERAVVGVVGDGCFQMTAGELALARRRNLAVPIIVLNDGWLGLMKVKQERREFPLSGVELGSRVDSPPHYFGVPCRGAENLEELKAAIQWGLDLDGPSVIEAFIDVEPYSATVFD; this is translated from the coding sequence ATGACCAACGTCGAAACCATCGTGCGGATGCTGGAGCGGGCCGGGGTCCGCTGGGTCTTCGGTATTCCCAGCGGTCCGGTGCTGCCGCTCATCGAGGCCCTGGGACGAAGCCCCGTGGAATTCGTGTTGACGGCCAACGAGACCTCCGCCGGCTTCATGGCCACCACCGTGGGACAGCTTACCGGTGTCCCCGGCGCCTGCGCCGCCACCGTGGGACCCGGCGCCACCAACCTTACCACCGGGGTGGGCTGCGCCTGGCTCGACTGCGCGCCGGCGCTGGCCATTACCTGCAACGTACCGAGCCCGTGGCTCCAGCGCAGGATACAGATGCGCATCGACCACAACGCGCTTTTCCGGCCCCTCACCAAGGCGACCTTCGCCCTGCGCGCGGATGACGTCGGGGAGCGGATGGCCGAGGCGCTCGCCCTGGCCACCGCCGAGTTGCCCGGCCCCGTGCATCTGGACCTTCCCGAGGACGTGGGTACGGCGTCGTCCGCGGCCGAGGCACCCGCGCCGGTGGTCTCGCCGGCGTTGGCGGACGTGGCCGACGAGGCCCGCGCCGCCCTGTCCGCGGCGCTCGTCCGGAGCCGGCGGCCGCTGGTCATGACCGGCTTGACCTTCACCCGGTCCGATGCGGCGGACTCGTTGCTTCGCTTGATCGAGGAGCACCGCCTGCCTTTCGTCTCGACGCTCCACGCCAAGGGCTGCCTGCCGGAGAGCCATCCCCACTGGGGCGGGGTCATCGGCCGCGCGCGCCGCACGGACGTGCAGCGGCTCCTCGATCGCGCCGACCTGATCGTCGCGCTCGGGTACGATCCCATCGAGATCAACTACGAGGAGTGGGTGAGGGAGACCCCGGTGTTCCACCTGAGCACGATGCCCGCGGAGGTGGACCCGCGTGTCCGCTTCGTCTTCAACCGCGGCGGCAACCTGGATCAGGCCCTGCGGCGCCTGGAGGACCTTCCGCCCGTGGCCAACGATTGGACCGCCGAGGAACTGGCGGACCACCGCAGCCGTCTGGACCGGGAGCTCCGCCCCGACGACAGCGGATTCGCCGCGCATCACGTGCTCGACGCGTTGCGCGCTGCCCTTCCACGGGACGGCATCCTGGCCTACGACGTGGGCGCCCACACGCACCAGATCGCCACCCAGTGGCGCACGGACCTGCCGAAGACGCTGCTCGCCACCAACGGCTGGTCGTCCATGGGCTTCGGCATGCCCGCCGCCTACGCCGCCAGGATGGTGCACCCGGAGCGCGCGGTGGTGGGCGTGGTGGGCGACGGATGCTTCCAGATGACCGCGGGAGAGCTGGCGCTGGCGCGGCGGCGCAACCTCGCGGTCCCCATCATCGTCCTCAACGACGGCTGGCTCGGCCTCATGAAGGTCAAGCAGGAGCGCCGGGAGTTCCCCCTCTCCGGCGTGGAGTTGGGCTCCCGGGTGGACTCACCGCCCCATTACTTCGGCGTGCCCTGCCGAGGCGCCGAGAACCTCGAGGAGCTCAAGGCCGCGATCCAGTGGGGGCTCGACCTCGACGGCCCCAGCGTCATCGAAGCCTTCATCGACGTGGAGCCTTATTCCGCCACCGTCTTCGATTGA
- a CDS encoding MFS transporter → MAAPQRNRVNVFILATCQMLFGATRTLLIATAPLIAYGIVENKGLATLPAALVIVGTALATMPASMLMRATGRRLGFMIGACFGALGGGIVIIGIVRADFWLLCLGTLIYGFFAAFGQYYRFAAADTAPPEFRSKAISLVLTGGVIAAVVGTSLAMAGQFMIPSGEFFGSYLFLIALTLLTVLVLLFLDIPNLTPSERSAQQRPLAAIMAQPIFVAATLAATMGQGAMNLLMTATPIAMTQAGHSFTATALVIQWHSIGMFAPGFVTGSLIKRFGEVRIILVGVVLQVICVVIGLAGTGVIEFWFAMLFLGVGWNFAFTGGTSLLTTSYTPAERNKTQGAMSFINYTFVALVSLSSGALVHFLGWQWVNLSSIPLLVVATVATVWYALAQPKPAAAAA, encoded by the coding sequence ATGGCCGCTCCGCAGCGTAACCGCGTCAACGTCTTCATCCTGGCCACCTGCCAGATGCTGTTCGGGGCCACCCGGACGCTGCTGATCGCCACCGCCCCGCTCATCGCCTACGGTATCGTGGAAAACAAGGGCTTGGCGACACTGCCGGCCGCGCTGGTAATCGTGGGCACGGCCCTGGCCACCATGCCGGCCTCCATGCTCATGCGCGCCACCGGCCGGCGCCTGGGGTTCATGATCGGCGCCTGCTTCGGCGCCCTCGGGGGCGGCATCGTCATCATCGGCATCGTGCGCGCCGACTTCTGGCTGCTGTGCCTCGGGACCCTCATTTACGGCTTCTTCGCCGCGTTCGGTCAATACTACCGGTTCGCCGCGGCCGATACCGCTCCTCCGGAGTTCCGGAGCAAGGCCATCTCATTGGTGCTGACCGGCGGCGTGATCGCCGCCGTGGTGGGCACGTCGCTGGCCATGGCGGGTCAGTTCATGATCCCGTCGGGCGAGTTCTTCGGTTCGTACCTGTTCCTAATCGCGCTGACGCTGCTGACCGTCCTGGTGCTGCTGTTCCTGGACATCCCCAACCTCACCCCGAGTGAGCGCTCCGCGCAGCAGCGTCCGCTGGCCGCCATCATGGCGCAGCCGATCTTCGTGGCGGCCACGCTGGCGGCCACCATGGGGCAGGGGGCCATGAACCTGTTGATGACCGCCACGCCCATCGCCATGACCCAGGCCGGTCATTCCTTCACGGCCACCGCGCTGGTGATCCAGTGGCACAGCATCGGCATGTTCGCGCCGGGCTTCGTCACCGGCTCCCTGATCAAGCGGTTCGGCGAGGTACGCATCATTCTCGTCGGCGTGGTGCTCCAGGTCATCTGTGTCGTGATCGGGCTCGCCGGCACCGGGGTAATCGAGTTCTGGTTCGCCATGCTGTTCCTGGGAGTCGGCTGGAACTTCGCCTTTACCGGCGGCACGTCGCTCCTGACCACGTCCTACACCCCGGCCGAGCGCAACAAGACACAGGGGGCCATGAGCTTCATCAACTACACCTTCGTGGCCCTGGTGTCGTTGTCGTCCGGCGCCCTGGTGCACTTCCTGGGTTGGCAGTGGGTGAACCTGAGCAGCATCCCCTTGCTGGTGGTCGCCACCGTGGCCACGGTCTGGTACGCCCTCGCACAGCCCAAACCCGCGGCGGCGGCGGCATGA
- a CDS encoding RidA family protein → MSKRVSIELPGVPHNAPIPMGAKVGNVVYSSGISGRDGATGEMPADPDRQAEVLFDNIRKFMELAGGSPDDIVRMTVYLKEEEYRDSINKAWLKMFPDEHDRPARHAIKSPVRGAVLFQIEVVAVL, encoded by the coding sequence ATGTCCAAGCGAGTCAGCATCGAGCTTCCCGGCGTACCCCACAACGCTCCGATCCCCATGGGAGCGAAGGTCGGCAACGTCGTCTATTCTTCCGGCATCTCCGGGCGCGACGGTGCCACCGGTGAGATGCCCGCGGACCCGGACCGGCAGGCCGAGGTGCTGTTCGACAACATCCGCAAGTTCATGGAGCTTGCGGGCGGCAGTCCCGACGACATCGTGCGCATGACGGTCTACCTGAAAGAGGAAGAGTACCGCGACTCCATCAACAAGGCGTGGCTCAAGATGTTCCCCGACGAGCACGACCGCCCCGCCCGGCACGCCATCAAGTCCCCGGTCCGCGGGGCCGTGTTGTTCCAGATAGAAGTGGTGGCCGTGCTGTAG
- a CDS encoding MFS transporter — MSTPAPAPAEAPPAFAALRNRDFALFFVGNMLSMMADNIEHVISYGIVYQMFRSETLQGFAVISHWMPALFLSWYFGALADRIDCRRIIEWAQILFISVSLAWALLFYTGRLEMWHSVVLLILHGMAGALWNPARQLMIYDVVGPETLQSGIRLLATGRQLGILFGPAVGGATLWLLRPTLALVVNALIYLPLMIWCRLVPYTGHGSGREATKGTWADALSALWGASSNRVLLGMILLVGFYAFFVGNAFQALMPAFALSLGAEDLSLGYAALFAANGAGAVTGGLLLEIRGLFKARPTTAIVLAMLWCCAMTAFAVSTQYALSLVFLFLAGILNLAFLSMAQTLVQLEAPAHLRGRLIGLYNMAAQGLRTFSGVTVGFAGAYIGIQWSLGLSTLVVMGIAAVLFVVTARAAKPPTPAAG; from the coding sequence ATGAGCACACCCGCACCTGCACCCGCCGAGGCCCCGCCCGCCTTCGCCGCGCTTAGGAACCGGGACTTCGCATTGTTCTTCGTCGGCAACATGTTGTCGATGATGGCCGACAACATCGAGCACGTCATCAGTTACGGCATCGTCTACCAGATGTTTCGCTCCGAGACCCTGCAGGGCTTCGCCGTCATCAGCCATTGGATGCCCGCCCTGTTCTTGTCGTGGTACTTCGGTGCGCTCGCGGACCGCATCGACTGCCGGCGGATCATCGAGTGGGCCCAGATCCTGTTCATCTCCGTGAGCCTCGCCTGGGCATTGCTGTTCTACACGGGCCGTCTGGAGATGTGGCACTCGGTGGTCCTGCTGATCCTGCACGGCATGGCCGGCGCGTTGTGGAACCCCGCGCGCCAGCTCATGATCTACGACGTGGTGGGGCCGGAGACGCTTCAGAGCGGCATACGGCTGCTGGCGACAGGACGGCAATTGGGGATCCTGTTCGGCCCGGCCGTGGGAGGCGCCACCCTGTGGTTGCTGAGACCCACGCTGGCACTGGTGGTCAACGCGCTCATCTATCTGCCGCTGATGATCTGGTGCCGGCTGGTCCCCTATACCGGGCACGGCTCCGGGCGGGAGGCCACGAAAGGAACCTGGGCGGACGCCCTTTCGGCGCTGTGGGGCGCCTCCAGCAATCGGGTCCTGCTGGGCATGATCCTGCTCGTGGGGTTCTACGCCTTCTTCGTGGGCAACGCGTTTCAGGCGTTGATGCCCGCGTTCGCCCTGTCGCTCGGCGCGGAGGATCTGAGCCTCGGCTACGCCGCGTTGTTCGCCGCCAACGGCGCCGGCGCGGTCACCGGCGGACTGCTGCTGGAGATACGCGGCCTGTTCAAGGCGCGCCCCACCACGGCCATCGTCCTGGCCATGCTGTGGTGCTGCGCCATGACCGCCTTTGCCGTCTCCACACAGTACGCGCTGTCGCTGGTTTTCCTGTTCCTCGCCGGCATCCTCAACCTCGCGTTCCTGTCCATGGCGCAAACGCTGGTACAACTCGAGGCGCCGGCGCACCTGCGCGGCCGCCTGATCGGGCTCTACAACATGGCCGCCCAGGGACTAAGGACCTTCAGCGGCGTGACCGTAGGCTTTGCCGGAGCGTACATCGGCATCCAGTGGTCGCTGGGGCTCAGCACGCTGGTGGTGATGGGGATCGCCGCCGTCCTGTTCGTCGTCACGGCGAGAGCAGCGAAGCCACCGACCCCCGCCGCCGGATGA
- a CDS encoding Spy/CpxP family protein refolding chaperone, protein MKNRKRTAFLMVPVLLAGLSGGIAWSQQGEGRRGDGPRVARADGDEERGRRHWRGREGRRGHEGRRGRGGQARMMKRMTERLELTDEQVKKIKDVFTDARKKKIALRADARIAGIDLRQMVSGESVDKAEVGAKVDAIAKVRGDLLRARTDAVLAVREILTPEQIAKADGMLKRLLQGRGGHKGRGRR, encoded by the coding sequence ATGAAGAATCGTAAGCGCACCGCATTTCTGATGGTACCCGTGCTCCTGGCGGGCCTTTCCGGCGGCATCGCCTGGAGCCAGCAGGGCGAGGGACGCCGGGGCGACGGCCCGCGCGTGGCCCGCGCCGATGGCGACGAGGAGCGCGGCAGGCGGCACTGGCGCGGACGCGAAGGACGGCGCGGCCATGAGGGGCGGCGCGGACGCGGCGGCCAGGCCCGGATGATGAAGCGCATGACCGAGCGGTTGGAGCTCACCGACGAGCAGGTCAAGAAGATCAAGGACGTGTTCACCGACGCGCGCAAGAAGAAAATCGCTCTCCGCGCCGACGCCCGCATCGCCGGCATCGACCTGCGCCAGATGGTTTCGGGCGAGAGCGTGGACAAGGCCGAGGTCGGCGCCAAAGTGGACGCCATCGCCAAGGTCCGGGGCGACCTGCTGCGCGCGCGCACCGACGCCGTGTTGGCGGTGCGGGAGATCCTGACGCCCGAGCAGATCGCGAAGGCGGACGGTATGCTGAAGCGCCTGTTGCAGGGCCGCGGAGGCCACAAGGGCCGCGGCCGGCGCTAG
- a CDS encoding sigma-70 family RNA polymerase sigma factor, producing the protein MTETLPYRLTLEDAERDVVRRIRGGDADAYRLLVERHQARIHRLVGRFLGPDHGDVDDVVQDVFVKAFFSLSKFREDAAFGTWITRIAINRARDELKRQSGKVSLDTEPSEDAVDSLRDRLASDEQPDDGVNEAREAAVSGVVARTVAQLPDRLRVVVTLKDMEGNSYQEVARILDCSLGTVKSRHARGRARLRQMLTPHVAELFGGPRDGQGPGGQGGDS; encoded by the coding sequence ATGACGGAGACGCTGCCGTATCGCCTGACGTTGGAAGATGCGGAACGGGACGTGGTGCGACGAATCCGGGGCGGCGACGCGGACGCCTACCGGCTTCTGGTCGAGCGCCACCAGGCGCGCATCCACCGGCTCGTCGGCCGGTTCCTGGGACCGGACCACGGGGATGTGGACGACGTCGTCCAGGATGTGTTCGTCAAGGCGTTTTTCTCGCTGAGCAAGTTCCGGGAAGACGCGGCCTTCGGTACCTGGATCACGCGCATCGCCATCAACCGCGCCCGGGACGAGCTCAAGCGGCAATCGGGGAAGGTATCCCTGGATACGGAGCCCTCCGAGGACGCCGTCGACAGTCTGCGCGACCGGCTCGCCAGCGACGAGCAGCCGGACGACGGAGTGAACGAAGCCCGCGAGGCCGCGGTCAGCGGCGTGGTCGCCCGGACGGTGGCCCAACTCCCCGACCGGCTCCGCGTCGTCGTGACGCTGAAGGACATGGAAGGGAATTCGTACCAGGAGGTAGCCCGTATCCTGGATTGTTCCCTGGGCACGGTCAAGTCGCGCCACGCCCGGGGACGCGCGCGCCTGCGGCAGATGCTCACGCCCCATGTGGCGGAACTGTTCGGCGGCCCGCGCGACGGCCAGGGTCCAGGAGGCCAGGGAGGTGATTCGTGA
- a CDS encoding LLM class flavin-dependent oxidoreductase, whose product MAPRLNFGFYANNRASVFLPNFSMEALLDLAVEAEELGYHSVWVGDSLLAKPRYDPVVTLTAIAARTKRIKLATGILQPHMRNPVLAALEWATLDIVSNGRTIMGVGPGAGPPDLLSKECEVAGFDRRVRGKVFEECLEVLKALWTRDVVDFEGRHYRYREVSLGYKPVQQPHPPIWIAAGHYNPVKVENYRYGHFVAADAGKHTGPFDRVARLGDGWLTNHLSPTEYAERYAGISDSATRQYGRPAGAVHPAMNCWINVAADRRNARAEARWMLENYHRMPFDDESVDRWVICGTPGECIERLEEFVAVGVRTMEFVLASKDQPEQMRRLGRDVLPAFAG is encoded by the coding sequence ACGCCAACAACCGCGCTTCGGTATTCCTGCCGAACTTCTCCATGGAGGCCCTGCTGGACCTCGCCGTGGAAGCGGAGGAACTGGGGTACCACTCCGTCTGGGTCGGCGACAGCCTGCTGGCCAAGCCCCGCTACGATCCCGTCGTGACGCTCACGGCCATCGCCGCGCGCACCAAGCGCATCAAGCTGGCCACGGGCATCCTCCAGCCGCACATGCGCAACCCGGTGCTGGCGGCCCTGGAGTGGGCCACCCTGGACATCGTCTCGAACGGCCGCACCATCATGGGCGTCGGACCGGGGGCCGGGCCGCCGGACCTGCTCTCCAAGGAATGCGAGGTGGCCGGATTCGACCGCCGGGTCCGAGGCAAGGTCTTCGAGGAGTGCCTGGAGGTGCTGAAAGCGTTGTGGACGCGGGACGTCGTGGACTTCGAAGGGCGCCACTACCGCTACCGGGAGGTTTCGCTGGGATACAAGCCGGTGCAGCAGCCCCATCCCCCCATCTGGATCGCCGCCGGCCACTATAACCCGGTGAAGGTGGAGAACTATCGCTACGGACACTTCGTGGCCGCCGACGCCGGCAAGCACACCGGCCCGTTCGATCGGGTGGCGCGGCTGGGGGACGGCTGGTTGACCAACCACCTGAGCCCAACGGAGTACGCGGAGCGGTACGCGGGAATCTCCGACAGCGCCACGCGGCAATACGGCCGGCCCGCGGGCGCGGTCCATCCCGCCATGAACTGCTGGATCAACGTGGCGGCGGACCGGCGCAACGCCCGCGCCGAGGCCCGCTGGATGCTGGAGAACTACCACCGCATGCCCTTCGACGACGAGAGCGTGGACCGATGGGTGATCTGCGGCACCCCGGGGGAGTGCATCGAGCGCCTGGAGGAGTTCGTCGCCGTGGGCGTCCGCACCATGGAGTTCGTGCTCGCGTCGAAGGATCAGCCGGAACAGATGCGGCGGCTCGGGCGCGACGTCCTCCCCGCTTTCGCCGGTTGA